A genomic window from Acidobacteriota bacterium includes:
- the rpsD gene encoding 30S ribosomal protein S4 has product MARYRGPVCRLCRREGMKLFLKGERCYKPSCPIEKRGPQPPGQHGRNARRGKLIGYGEQLREKQKVKRIYGMLERQFRLYFERAVRMKGVTGENLLALLERRLDNTVFRLGFATSRPQARQLVNHGHVTVNGKKVNIPSFQVKVGDEVAIHEGSRSNIHIQSAFQTASGRGRPSWLEVTSVEDMRGRVAALPRREDIGQNINEQLIVELYSK; this is encoded by the coding sequence TTGGCAAGGTATAGAGGTCCGGTGTGCCGTTTGTGCCGCCGCGAAGGAATGAAATTATTTTTGAAGGGGGAGCGCTGCTATAAGCCTTCTTGCCCGATTGAAAAACGAGGCCCACAACCTCCCGGTCAACACGGTCGCAATGCCCGCCGTGGCAAATTAATCGGTTATGGCGAGCAGTTGCGCGAAAAACAAAAAGTCAAACGCATTTACGGAATGCTTGAGCGTCAGTTCAGACTTTATTTTGAGCGTGCGGTTCGTATGAAAGGCGTAACTGGTGAAAATCTTTTAGCCCTGCTCGAACGTCGGCTCGATAACACAGTCTTTCGTCTGGGTTTTGCCACTTCTCGTCCTCAAGCGCGTCAACTCGTCAATCACGGTCATGTTACGGTAAACGGTAAAAAAGTTAATATCCCCAGTTTCCAGGTGAAAGTCGGAGATGAAGTTGCCATCCATGAAGGAAGCCGCTCGAATATTCATATTCAAAGCGCCTTTCAAACGGCATCGGGACGCGGGCGACCGAGTTGGCTCGAAGTCACCTCGGTTGAAGACATGCGTGGGCGTGTTGCCGCACTGCCGCGTCGTGAAGACATCGGTCAAAATATCAACGAGCAACTTATCGTTGAACTCTACTCCAAGTAA
- a CDS encoding DNA-directed RNA polymerase subunit alpha gives MENTETQFLVGFQRPKRLACETETLTSRYGKFYAHPFERGFGTTIGNCLRRALLSSIEGAAITAVKIEGVLHEFSSIPGVVEDATDIILNLKRIPFKLHGAGPKTLRLTSETAGEVLSGAIEADADVEILDPNIHVATISEGGSIDIEMRLKRGRGYVSAERNFDEDLAVGYIPIDSVHSPVKKVNYTVESARLGQDTDYDKLTIEVWTNGSVKPENAVGLASKLIKDHMQIFINFEEEPELVESEPEEVKKFPGLDSLDKSVDELELSVRSYNCLKNADIRSLRELVQKTEAEMLKTKNFGRKSLNEIKDILHSMGLDFGMRFDEQGRVIQGPGNDGFGK, from the coding sequence ATGGAAAATACAGAAACTCAATTTTTAGTCGGATTTCAAAGACCCAAACGATTGGCTTGTGAAACGGAAACTTTAACGAGCCGATACGGAAAATTTTATGCTCATCCGTTTGAGCGTGGCTTCGGCACGACGATTGGCAATTGCCTGCGTCGCGCCCTGCTTTCATCGATTGAAGGCGCAGCCATCACTGCTGTTAAAATTGAAGGCGTTTTACACGAATTCTCATCGATACCCGGCGTTGTCGAAGACGCCACCGATATTATTCTCAATTTAAAGCGTATCCCGTTTAAATTGCATGGCGCGGGACCGAAAACTCTTCGCCTCACCAGCGAAACTGCCGGTGAAGTCCTGTCCGGCGCGATTGAAGCGGATGCCGATGTCGAAATTCTCGACCCCAATATTCACGTGGCGACGATTTCCGAAGGCGGTTCCATCGATATTGAAATGCGTCTCAAACGTGGACGCGGTTATGTGTCCGCTGAACGCAATTTCGACGAAGACCTGGCGGTTGGCTATATCCCGATTGACTCGGTTCACTCACCGGTAAAAAAAGTCAACTACACGGTTGAATCGGCGCGTCTCGGACAAGATACCGATTATGACAAACTGACCATCGAAGTTTGGACGAACGGTTCGGTTAAACCGGAAAATGCCGTTGGCTTGGCTTCCAAATTGATTAAAGACCATATGCAAATCTTCATCAATTTTGAAGAGGAGCCGGAACTGGTCGAATCGGAACCTGAAGAGGTCAAGAAATTTCCCGGACTCGATTCGCTCGACAAATCGGTCGACGAATTGGAACTTTCGGTGCGCTCATATAATTGTTTGAAGAATGCCGATATTCGTTCGTTGCGCGAATTGGTGCAGAAGACTGAAGCGGAAATGCTCAAGACGAAAAACTTCGGACGTAAATCGCTCAATGAAATCAAAGATATTCTCCATTCGATGGGGCTTGATTTCGGTATGCGATTCGATGAGCAGGGGCGGGTTATTCAAGGTCCGGGTAACGACGGCTTTGGCAAATAA
- the rplQ gene encoding 50S ribosomal protein L17 encodes MRHKVAHRKLGRTSEHRKSLLRNLCTSLIVNEAVVTTLPKAKELRPFAERAITLGKRALSAEPEQAVHARRLAAGYFHAGNTNRFPDGTYKRKQPKRTAGVLAVDKLFGELAERYSERPGGYTRILKLGIRKGDGAEMAMIELVDRAGESEASTEQPKEAKKKRGLFGFGKKSE; translated from the coding sequence ATGCGTCATAAAGTTGCACATAGAAAATTAGGTCGTACATCGGAACATCGCAAATCATTGCTCAGAAATCTTTGCACCTCACTTATCGTCAACGAAGCCGTCGTCACCACGCTTCCCAAGGCGAAAGAATTGCGCCCGTTTGCCGAACGCGCCATCACGCTTGGCAAACGCGCGCTTTCGGCAGAACCTGAACAGGCTGTGCATGCGCGGCGTCTGGCAGCCGGATATTTTCACGCCGGAAATACCAATCGCTTTCCCGATGGCACTTATAAACGCAAACAACCGAAACGCACAGCTGGCGTCTTAGCGGTGGATAAACTTTTCGGGGAATTGGCAGAGCGTTATTCGGAAAGACCGGGCGGCTATACGCGCATTCTCAAACTCGGCATCCGCAAAGGCGATGGCGCTGAGATGGCAATGATTGAACTGGTTGACCGCGCCGGTGAAAGCGAAGCCAGTACAGAACAACCGAAAGAAGCCAAAAAGAAACGCGGGCTTTTCGGGTTCGGCAAAAAATCCGAGTAG
- the accB gene encoding acetyl-CoA carboxylase biotin carboxyl carrier protein has translation MDLKELKELIKLVTEKGITEFEIEREGFRLRICRPSELQSQTAPVILHSPAAVPLPQPILQVATAQTTAPVQSETKAPEPEVELHIIKSPIVGTFYRAPSPTSDPFIKIGDNVEQETVVCIIEAMKLMNEIHAEVTGEIVKIFVENAQPVEYGQPLFGVKI, from the coding sequence ATGGATTTAAAAGAACTCAAAGAGTTAATCAAACTGGTCACCGAAAAGGGCATCACTGAGTTCGAGATTGAACGCGAAGGCTTTCGTTTGCGCATTTGTCGTCCGAGTGAACTGCAATCGCAAACCGCGCCGGTCATTCTACATTCGCCTGCCGCTGTGCCGCTGCCTCAGCCGATATTACAGGTCGCAACTGCTCAGACGACCGCGCCTGTGCAAAGCGAAACGAAAGCGCCGGAACCGGAAGTTGAACTGCACATCATTAAATCGCCAATCGTCGGGACGTTTTATCGCGCGCCTTCACCGACCTCCGACCCGTTCATTAAAATCGGTGACAATGTCGAGCAGGAAACCGTCGTCTGTATTATCGAAGCGATGAAACTGATGAACGAAATCCATGCGGAAGTCACCGGCGAAATCGTCAAGATTTTTGTGGAAAATGCGCAACCGGTCGAATATGGTCAACCGTTATTCGGCGTCAAGATTTAG
- the accC gene encoding acetyl-CoA carboxylase biotin carboxylase subunit has product MFKKILIANRGEIATRIIWACKELGIQTVAVHSEADRDSLHVRFADEAVCIGPAASAKSYLNIPAIISAAEITNVDAIHPGYGFLAENAYFAEVCEACNIKFIGPTPESIRTMGDKAQARATMKAAGVPITPGFDGVIEDEEEALKIAGEIGYPVIIKASAGGGGRGMRIVRNREELLTALPAAQQEAQVAFNNPAVYIEKYIEIARHIEIQVLGDAHGNVVHLGERECSVQRRHQKLIEESPSPALTPELRRAMGEVAVKACREIGYVNAGTMEFLLDEHKNFYFMEMNTRIQVEHPVTEFVTNTDLVREQILIAAGKPMEFTQDDIIFNGHAIECRINAESPETFAPSPGLITALNIPGGPGVRVDTAAYPDWFVPPHYDSLIAKLIVHHRTREMAIARMQRALEAMIIEGVLTTVPMHQKILADPDFIAGNLSTKFMDRFLTGKPQGSRPRQHESATSK; this is encoded by the coding sequence ATGTTCAAAAAAATCCTCATCGCCAATCGAGGCGAAATCGCTACGCGAATCATCTGGGCTTGTAAAGAACTGGGGATTCAAACCGTCGCGGTTCATTCCGAAGCCGACCGTGATTCGCTGCATGTGCGTTTCGCCGACGAAGCCGTTTGCATCGGTCCAGCAGCTTCCGCTAAAAGTTATCTGAACATCCCGGCGATTATTTCTGCTGCTGAAATCACCAATGTTGATGCGATTCATCCGGGCTACGGTTTTTTGGCAGAGAATGCCTATTTTGCTGAAGTCTGCGAAGCTTGCAATATTAAATTCATTGGCCCGACGCCCGAATCCATCCGCACGATGGGCGATAAAGCGCAAGCTCGCGCCACCATGAAAGCCGCCGGTGTGCCGATTACTCCAGGGTTTGATGGCGTCATCGAAGACGAAGAAGAGGCATTGAAAATTGCCGGAGAGATTGGCTACCCGGTCATCATCAAAGCCTCAGCCGGAGGCGGCGGACGCGGTATGCGCATCGTTCGCAATCGCGAAGAGTTGTTGACCGCTTTGCCCGCCGCGCAACAGGAAGCTCAGGTTGCTTTCAACAATCCTGCGGTTTATATCGAAAAATATATTGAAATCGCCCGTCACATCGAAATTCAGGTTTTGGGTGATGCGCACGGAAATGTCGTGCATCTCGGTGAGCGCGAATGCTCTGTGCAACGCCGCCATCAGAAGTTGATTGAAGAATCTCCATCGCCGGCGCTCACGCCCGAACTTCGCCGGGCAATGGGAGAAGTGGCGGTCAAAGCCTGCCGCGAGATTGGCTATGTCAATGCCGGGACGATGGAGTTTTTATTGGATGAACATAAAAACTTCTATTTTATGGAGATGAACACGCGCATACAGGTCGAGCATCCGGTAACCGAATTTGTGACCAATACCGATTTGGTGCGCGAACAGATTTTAATCGCCGCGGGCAAGCCCATGGAATTCACGCAGGACGATATTATTTTTAACGGTCACGCGATTGAATGCCGCATCAATGCTGAATCACCGGAGACCTTTGCGCCATCCCCCGGACTGATTACTGCCTTAAACATTCCCGGTGGACCGGGCGTGCGTGTAGACACTGCTGCGTATCCTGACTGGTTTGTGCCGCCGCATTACGATTCGCTGATTGCCAAATTGATTGTTCATCACCGCACACGGGAGATGGCGATTGCCAGAATGCAGCGGGCGCTCGAAGCCATGATTATCGAAGGCGTCCTGACCACCGTTCCCATGCATCAGAAGATTTTAGCTGACCCGGATTTCATTGCCGGTAATTTATCGACGAAATTCATGGACAGATTTTTAACCGGCAAACCGCAAGGCAGTCGCCCCAGACAACACGAATCGGCAACCTCGAAATAG
- the thiE gene encoding thiamine phosphate synthase: MMLPKLYPITDVNLSRLSHAEQIEMLAAGGATLIQLREKKAAPREFYAAAVAAMRVARRLGVKLIINDRVDIALAVDADGVHLGQDDLPPEQARKLLGEQRIIGYSTHDLKQALAADLMAIDYIAIGPVFQTSTKENPDPVVGLELISQLKSQIAKPLVAIGGITLESAASVLCAGADSVAVISDLFVTADLSKRAAAYLAL; encoded by the coding sequence ATGATGCTTCCGAAACTCTATCCCATTACCGATGTCAATCTGAGCCGTCTTTCACATGCTGAGCAAATCGAAATGCTTGCCGCAGGTGGCGCGACCTTGATTCAACTGCGGGAAAAGAAAGCCGCGCCACGCGAGTTTTACGCTGCCGCTGTTGCCGCGATGCGGGTAGCCAGGCGTCTCGGCGTAAAACTCATCATCAATGATCGCGTCGATATTGCCCTGGCGGTTGATGCGGACGGCGTCCATCTGGGGCAGGACGATTTGCCGCCCGAACAGGCGAGAAAACTTTTAGGCGAGCAGCGCATCATCGGCTATTCCACACATGACTTGAAACAGGCTCTGGCAGCCGATTTGATGGCGATTGACTACATCGCCATTGGGCCAGTCTTTCAGACCTCCACTAAAGAAAACCCTGACCCGGTGGTTGGCTTGGAATTGATTTCTCAACTCAAATCACAAATCGCAAAACCGCTGGTTGCCATCGGCGGCATCACCCTTGAAAGCGCCGCCTCGGTTTTATGTGCCGGTGCCGATAGCGTGGCAGTGATTTCCGACTTGTTCGTGACCGCAGACCTGTCCAAACGCGCCGCCGCATATTTAGCCCTTTAA
- a CDS encoding carboxymuconolactone decarboxylase family protein, which translates to MDNTSSQTADVQPVETENDVPVLNPQNKQPIESYSMMHPKMRRIYGEFYREIYYTDGKVLDGKTQELISIAASLVAKCQGCIEGHMKKALELGATPDEISETISIAAAINAAAIIDLTDVAANKLNVNHFPSKGPRFMVQNEKS; encoded by the coding sequence ATGGATAACACTTCTTCCCAGACTGCGGATGTTCAGCCAGTCGAAACCGAAAATGATGTTCCGGTATTAAATCCGCAAAACAAACAACCGATTGAATCTTATTCGATGATGCACCCGAAAATGCGGCGCATCTACGGCGAATTCTACCGCGAAATTTATTACACCGACGGTAAAGTTTTAGATGGCAAAACTCAGGAATTGATTTCAATTGCGGCTTCGCTGGTCGCCAAATGTCAGGGCTGCATTGAAGGGCATATGAAAAAAGCCCTCGAACTGGGCGCGACGCCCGATGAGATCAGCGAAACCATTTCGATTGCCGCCGCCATCAATGCCGCAGCGATTATTGATTTGACCGATGTTGCCGCGAATAAATTGAACGTCAACCATTTCCCCAGCAAGGGACCTCGCTTTATGGTGCAAAATGAAAAGAGCTAA
- a CDS encoding alpha/beta hydrolase family protein, whose product MKRANFPNVAFVTLVALVAAIGVAAFLRMTANAENQQPSQSATQTTPATDGSRIEYGTLQSTALGRDLPFAVQLPPSYDKDAKRRYPVLYFLHGMNGNEREFEARHVADKVNQLRQSHVIGEMIIIAPQGKNSFYLNAKNGEQYEDAIIKDLVPYVEKTYRAVGTRDARAIQGISMGGFGALVLAFKHPEIFSSVTAHCAAIFSELPDVSGADRYSQFRRQLVGKIFGDPPDAEFFKANNPTDVATSNAASIKKTGLKIYFDVGEQDRYQFAAPNKTFDEHLTKLGIAHKFNLFQGNHGWEYMISVADNSYGFLWGNFKVGGKPLSAQSSK is encoded by the coding sequence ATGAAAAGAGCTAATTTCCCTAATGTCGCTTTTGTTACGCTTGTCGCACTCGTGGCGGCAATTGGCGTCGCGGCGTTTTTGCGAATGACCGCAAACGCCGAAAATCAACAACCCTCTCAAAGCGCAACTCAAACAACCCCTGCAACCGATGGCAGCCGCATTGAATACGGGACACTGCAATCAACTGCGCTTGGACGCGACTTGCCGTTTGCCGTGCAACTGCCGCCGTCTTACGACAAAGATGCGAAACGCCGCTACCCGGTGCTTTACTTCCTACATGGCATGAATGGCAATGAGCGCGAGTTTGAAGCCCGCCACGTCGCCGATAAAGTGAATCAACTCAGACAAAGTCATGTGATTGGCGAAATGATTATCATTGCGCCGCAGGGTAAAAACAGTTTTTACCTGAATGCCAAAAACGGCGAACAGTATGAAGACGCGATTATCAAAGATTTGGTTCCTTATGTGGAGAAGACCTATCGCGCGGTTGGCACACGCGATGCGCGAGCCATTCAGGGCATTTCAATGGGCGGCTTCGGCGCGCTGGTCTTGGCATTTAAACACCCGGAAATATTTTCATCGGTGACGGCGCATTGCGCGGCAATTTTTTCGGAATTGCCCGACGTTTCAGGCGCTGACCGTTATTCGCAATTCCGACGGCAACTGGTCGGCAAAATTTTTGGCGACCCGCCCGATGCTGAATTTTTCAAAGCCAATAACCCGACCGATGTGGCGACCAGCAATGCGGCATCAATTAAGAAAACCGGCTTGAAGATTTATTTCGATGTCGGCGAACAAGATCGTTATCAATTCGCCGCGCCGAATAAAACCTTTGATGAACATCTGACCAAACTCGGCATCGCCCACAAATTCAACCTCTTTCAAGGCAATCACGGCTGGGAGTATATGATTTCGGTTGCCGATAATTCTTACGGGTTTTTGTGGGGCAATTTCAAAGTCGGTGGTAAACCGCTTTCGGCGCAAAGTTCAAAATAA
- a CDS encoding transglutaminase-like domain-containing protein yields the protein MRNESDIRLGEAALLIAAEEYPRLDVALYLEKLENIAQHTAFRIGNATHVLDIINAINTTLFDELGFQGNRENYYDPRNSFLNEVIDRRQGIPITLSVVYIEVARMLRLPIQGIGLPGHFIVGYLKETPPIFIDVFNNGRLLGENACADLVAGMSGGKIKFNPNQLAPVTKKQMLTRMLANLLNVYASSQDLRRAISAIERILLLMPDSLPHIRDYGLLLAQVERNNEAIAQLERYLKLAANADDAETIRKQIKLLRQEQARLN from the coding sequence TTGCGAAATGAAAGCGACATTCGGCTCGGTGAAGCGGCGCTTTTGATTGCCGCCGAAGAATATCCGCGCCTGGATGTCGCGCTTTATCTGGAAAAACTTGAAAACATCGCCCAGCACACCGCATTTCGCATCGGCAATGCGACACACGTTTTAGACATCATCAATGCCATCAACACCACGCTTTTTGATGAACTCGGTTTTCAAGGCAACCGCGAAAATTATTATGATCCGCGTAACAGTTTTCTGAATGAAGTGATTGACCGACGACAGGGCATTCCCATCACGCTTTCGGTAGTTTACATCGAGGTCGCGCGAATGCTCAGGTTGCCCATTCAAGGCATAGGGCTTCCGGGACATTTCATTGTCGGCTATTTGAAGGAAACGCCGCCGATTTTTATTGATGTGTTCAATAATGGACGATTGCTTGGTGAAAACGCCTGTGCCGATTTAGTCGCAGGGATGAGCGGCGGCAAAATCAAATTCAATCCCAACCAACTTGCGCCGGTGACGAAAAAACAGATGCTCACGCGCATGCTCGCGAATTTGTTGAACGTTTATGCGAGCAGCCAGGATTTGCGCCGCGCCATTTCTGCAATCGAAAGAATTCTTTTGCTCATGCCGGATTCCTTACCGCACATTCGCGATTATGGATTGTTGCTTGCGCAGGTTGAACGAAACAACGAAGCGATTGCCCAACTGGAACGCTACCTGAAACTGGCTGCAAACGCTGACGATGCCGAAACGATTCGCAAACAAATCAAGTTATTGCGCCAGGAACAAGCGCGATTGAATTAG
- a CDS encoding phytanoyl-CoA dioxygenase family protein, translating into MRKFDIEKFNQDGFTIIDDLISKDTIESLLQEINNAPQTNAVKRKNQQVYAIRDLLNVIPTVEKLAASSDVKKLVEWVIGKAVVTRGILFDKIPVANWMVDWHQDLIVAVKESKAVEGFQNWSVKSGITHVMPPVAILERMLTVRIHLDDVDESNGALLVIPGSHKFGYLRDDKTEALKSQKKVLCSASKGGALLMRPLLLHSSHAGNQPFHRRVIHLEYSPDILPGGLEWYGA; encoded by the coding sequence ATGCGAAAATTTGATATAGAAAAATTCAATCAAGATGGGTTTACAATCATTGATGATTTAATAAGTAAGGACACTATTGAAAGTCTTCTCCAGGAAATTAACAATGCGCCTCAAACAAATGCAGTCAAAAGAAAAAATCAACAGGTTTATGCGATTCGAGATTTGCTGAACGTCATTCCGACTGTCGAAAAACTCGCTGCCTCTTCAGATGTGAAGAAATTGGTGGAGTGGGTCATTGGAAAAGCAGTTGTGACGAGAGGCATCTTGTTTGACAAAATTCCGGTTGCCAATTGGATGGTCGATTGGCATCAGGATTTGATCGTCGCGGTGAAAGAAAGCAAAGCTGTGGAAGGTTTTCAAAATTGGTCGGTGAAATCCGGAATCACTCATGTGATGCCGCCGGTTGCAATTTTAGAGCGAATGCTGACTGTACGGATTCATCTTGATGATGTTGATGAATCGAACGGGGCATTGCTGGTTATTCCAGGCTCTCACAAATTTGGATATTTACGTGATGACAAAACTGAAGCGTTGAAGTCTCAAAAAAAGGTTTTATGTTCCGCGTCGAAGGGCGGCGCATTACTTATGCGACCTTTGCTTTTGCATTCGTCCCATGCAGGAAACCAGCCCTTTCATCGACGAGTGATACACCTTGAATATTCACCGGACATCCTTCCCGGCGGATTAGAGTGGTATGGAGCGTGA
- a CDS encoding tetratricopeptide repeat protein: protein MLRNQKLFILFALLAVSVMAITSLDALAQDPTGRPTKTPPKTPSKTPAKNPDRTPVKTPPKTPPAPTVILTVLSDPPDSTVFINGNKRGTTNEEGKYQLEKLPLGRYTVEVKKDGYLAGSQIFDAGTESPTLVFKLQPDLEEPTKQFESLIAAGSLIGTEAPNAYDLVLKLASKYPNRPEVEQMRGVLAAKLVESAKPTIMTSVTNWRKVGRDEMARSAEAATKAVELKPDDTRTQVEAAYLRAITALRDWQTGSNADGLNAAKTELEGAIAKDEAFAPAQYQLGVAKLFESDFGGAESAFLTTLKLEPRWAVAYIGLGNAYRIGLKYKEAIETFRKALDIEKNNAAAQAGLGLARALKGEKDGIKDMEKAVQWDSTSGLANYHLGIFFSNSKKNNDLDRAMRELNTAMQKNTGNLEFQNSKAEQLIAEIQKKRKK, encoded by the coding sequence ATGTTGCGAAACCAAAAACTTTTTATTCTGTTCGCGCTTTTGGCAGTTTCGGTAATGGCAATAACTTCGCTTGACGCCCTGGCGCAAGACCCAACCGGAAGACCGACCAAAACGCCACCGAAAACCCCAAGCAAGACGCCTGCAAAAAATCCTGATCGAACGCCTGTGAAAACCCCACCGAAAACCCCACCCGCGCCAACCGTGATTCTCACGGTCTTGAGCGACCCGCCCGACTCAACGGTGTTTATCAATGGCAACAAACGCGGCACGACCAACGAAGAGGGCAAATATCAGTTGGAAAAATTGCCGCTTGGTCGTTATACGGTCGAGGTAAAAAAAGACGGCTATTTGGCAGGGTCACAGATTTTCGATGCGGGAACCGAATCGCCGACGCTGGTTTTCAAGTTGCAACCTGACCTCGAAGAACCGACCAAACAGTTTGAATCCCTGATTGCCGCCGGAAGTCTCATCGGCACCGAAGCGCCGAATGCTTATGATTTGGTTTTGAAACTGGCAAGCAAATATCCGAATCGCCCGGAGGTTGAACAGATGCGCGGCGTACTTGCTGCAAAGTTGGTGGAATCGGCAAAGCCGACCATTATGACCAGTGTCACCAACTGGCGCAAAGTCGGGCGCGATGAAATGGCGCGTTCTGCCGAAGCCGCGACCAAAGCCGTTGAACTCAAACCCGACGATACTCGCACACAGGTCGAAGCCGCTTATCTGCGCGCCATCACAGCTTTGCGCGATTGGCAAACCGGGAGCAATGCCGATGGACTCAACGCCGCAAAAACCGAACTCGAAGGGGCGATAGCCAAAGATGAAGCCTTTGCGCCCGCGCAGTATCAACTTGGCGTTGCCAAATTATTTGAAAGCGATTTTGGCGGCGCGGAATCGGCTTTTCTCACGACACTCAAACTGGAACCGCGATGGGCGGTGGCTTATATCGGACTCGGCAATGCCTATCGCATCGGCTTGAAATATAAAGAAGCGATTGAGACTTTCCGCAAAGCTCTCGATATTGAAAAGAATAATGCAGCGGCACAGGCAGGATTAGGACTCGCGCGCGCCCTCAAAGGCGAAAAAGACGGCATAAAAGATATGGAAAAAGCTGTGCAATGGGATTCTACAAGTGGTCTTGCGAATTATCATCTCGGCATCTTCTTTTCCAACTCAAAGAAAAACAATGACCTCGACCGCGCAATGAGAGAATTGAATACGGCGATGCAGAAAAATACCGGCAACCTGGAATTCCAAAACAGCAAAGCCGAACAACTGATTGCCGAAATTCAAAAGAAACGAAAGAAGTAG
- a CDS encoding FAD-dependent oxidoreductase translates to MHNSVGTPERPARIAVIGAGPAGFYTIEALLKQPDLHCTIDLFNRFPPPFGLVREGVAPDHQAIKSVTRIYDKIASDKRVRYFGNVTFGSDVLHEEMKQYYDQMVYAVGAQADRQLHIPGEDLVGIYSARAFVNWYNGHPDYCGWQFNLSHERVVVVGNGNVAMDVARILVTPPERLAETDIADYALKMLKKSKVREVVMLGRRGPEQAAFTTPELKELSDLTGANIFVSLEDLQPDRIGQDTLVPHKMVSKNMTVLREYAERKNQKAKRNIRMRFFVSPIELRGKNGIVHSVKIEKNELVSDSYGILRAKGSGQFETIETGMVLRSVGYRSVPLRGVPFDEAGYRIPNVAGRVVYYASGEPVMGEYVVGWAKRGASGVIGTNRPDAFSTVAAMIEDLPKLRGVSDKHRNPVEIEHLLKKRGVEYVTYADWKKVDAYELARGKEQNRPRVKVWQVADMLEIIRKF, encoded by the coding sequence ATGCATAATTCTGTCGGCACACCTGAAAGACCTGCTCGCATAGCGGTTATCGGTGCAGGACCCGCAGGCTTTTACACCATTGAAGCCTTACTCAAACAACCTGATTTACATTGCACGATTGACCTGTTCAATCGCTTCCCGCCGCCATTCGGTTTAGTGCGCGAAGGCGTCGCCCCAGACCATCAAGCCATCAAATCGGTCACCCGCATTTACGATAAGATCGCCAGCGACAAACGTGTACGCTATTTCGGCAACGTCACTTTCGGCTCGGATGTTTTGCACGAAGAGATGAAACAATATTATGACCAGATGGTTTACGCAGTCGGCGCGCAAGCCGACAGGCAATTGCACATCCCCGGCGAAGATTTGGTCGGCATCTATTCGGCAAGAGCCTTTGTCAACTGGTACAACGGGCATCCCGATTATTGCGGTTGGCAATTCAATCTATCGCATGAACGGGTGGTCGTCGTCGGCAATGGCAATGTGGCAATGGATGTGGCGCGCATACTGGTTACGCCGCCGGAACGCTTGGCGGAAACGGACATCGCTGATTATGCCCTCAAAATGTTAAAGAAAAGCAAGGTGCGCGAAGTCGTGATGCTTGGTCGTCGAGGACCCGAACAGGCGGCTTTCACGACGCCTGAACTCAAGGAGCTGAGCGACCTGACGGGCGCAAATATTTTTGTTTCGCTCGAAGATTTACAACCCGACCGCATCGGGCAGGACACACTGGTGCCGCATAAAATGGTCAGTAAAAATATGACCGTTCTGCGCGAATACGCGGAGCGCAAAAATCAAAAAGCCAAACGCAACATTCGTATGCGCTTTTTTGTTTCGCCCATCGAATTGCGGGGTAAAAATGGTATCGTTCATTCGGTAAAAATTGAAAAGAACGAACTGGTTTCCGATTCATACGGAATTTTACGCGCCAAAGGCTCAGGACAATTTGAAACCATCGAAACCGGAATGGTGTTGCGTTCGGTGGGTTATCGCAGCGTTCCGCTGCGCGGCGTGCCGTTTGACGAAGCGGGCTATCGCATTCCCAATGTCGCGGGGCGCGTCGTCTATTACGCCAGCGGCGAACCGGTCATGGGCGAATATGTTGTCGGCTGGGCAAAGCGCGGCGCCAGCGGCGTCATCGGCACCAATCGACCCGACGCCTTTTCGACGGTTGCCGCAATGATTGAAGATTTGCCGAAGCTTCGTGGCGTTTCCGATAAACATCGCAACCCGGTTGAAATCGAACACCTGTTAAAAAAACGCGGCGTCGAATATGTGACCTATGCCGACTGGAAAAAAGTGGATGCTTATGAACTGGCGCGCGGCAAAGAGCAAAATCGCCCGCGCGTCAAAGTCTGGCAGGTTGCCGATATGCTCGAAATCATTCGCAAATTCTGA